In Oryza brachyantha chromosome 1, ObraRS2, whole genome shotgun sequence, the following are encoded in one genomic region:
- the LOC107303753 gene encoding transcription repressor OFP1-like — MKWGLRSRHHQGEKQQQTQEEEHEQQASNVKSKSKAAFLSFSPLAWLTKLTAKNNAAAAKSKPTASANKSSVAAGTGGFPSCFHKGAITSTSTSVSSSAASQSSLADSSPAGAEAPRRLSVGNDDTTEAATARQLYHRRRHYSVGGDRDLQTLRNLIPFSRTASLLPTPAPFPSLKTMPPPPPPSDTDEEKRPRRSRRRHRHRSGGRRSFSGRTPGARVAAAVVRVRSPRRVASAAAAVSELERFAVVRRTSDPQREFRASMVEMIASKRIGRPEELETLLACYLSLNADEHHDCIVKVFRQVWFELNPARGAASAPAPRS; from the coding sequence aacaagCCAGCAACGTCAAGAGCAAGAGCAAGGCGGCCTTCCTGTCCTTCTCACCGCTCGCGTGGCTCACGAAGCTCACGGCCAAGAACAATGCCGCTGCCGCTAAGTCGAAGCCTACCGCGTCCGCTAACAAGAgcagcgtcgccgccggcaccggcggTTTCCCTTCTTGCTTCCACAAGGGTGCGATCACGAGCACGAGCACAAGCGTGAGCTCGAGCGCGGCGTCGCAGAGCAGCCTGGCGGATTCCTCGCCCGCTGGCGCTgaggcgccgcgccgcctctcAGTCGGCAACGACGACACCACCGAGGCTGCCACCGCGCGGCAGCTGTaccaccgtcgtcgccattACTCGGTCGGCGGCGATCGAGATCTCCAGACACTCCGCAACCTCATCCCGTTCTCCCGGACCGCTTCTCTGCTCCCGACGCCTGCGCCGTTCCCTTCGCTGAAGacaatgccgccgccgccgccgccgtccgacACGGACGAGGAGAAGCGACCGCGGagaagccggcgccggcaccggcaccgcAGCGGTGGGCGGCGGTCGTTCTCCGGGAGGACTCCGGGCGCGCGCGTGGCTGCCGCCGTAGTACGCGTGCGGTCCCCGCGGCGAGTGgcgtcggccgcggcggcggtgtcggaGCTGGAGAGGTTCGCGGTGGTGCGCCGGACGAGCGACCCTCAGCGGGAGTTCCGCGCGTCGATGGTGGAGATGATCGCGAGCAAGCGCATCGGGCGGCCGGAGGAGCTGGAGACACTCCTGGCGTGCTACCTGTCGCTCAACGCCGACGAGCACCACGACTGCATCGTCAAGGTGTTCCGGCAGGTCTGGTTCGAGCTCAACCCTgcccgcggcgccgcctccgccccggcgCCACGCAGCTGA